In a genomic window of Limibacter armeniacum:
- a CDS encoding phosphodiester glycosidase family protein, with translation MRNFYHLTRIFLVCILALASSQLFAQEPEPAINWQWTRKTDLHLPKGIQVYETSSTLPDGSPNHAVYTVLDRTANPNLGLKTVYGGGLKTPLERYQESQSGLEKAFVAVNGGFFGGTSSVSLVVNDSERLSVGLGGVTRPDAAGNNVTAYPIRAAFGIEQDGSPAVTWTYDVADGTGGKVTYAFPEPGDNNEYEYVFGPQPTMDNLPAEAAIWTPEMAIGAGPMLITDGAINVTDAEEFFGEASGVGVDVRHPRTAIGYTADGKVILLVVDGRQAGFATGVTMPELAAVMESLGAMGAINLDGGGSSSMVADGKAITSPSDAVGMRAVASVVMICTEPQIYDTENTAVFSTSAGWSSTAQAGWYGTSNSLIAPTVDPSLSPDKTATYTLPAEFQAAEYVLEGAWASSGFPWRSNATPYAVVRAGMEDEVYYADQSKSPDRFNQLGTVHLGPGDKVIIGNNAPGNYVTVDAIRLTKVGESVPVVAVAEGNGGSFLNDSEVALTINFTSPNTGVTASQLRVFNSINGKAEEEILVDDLSGREATYNFAHTLVTLGENRFRFEAEDNLGRKVSATFIAVSRSFDIALENGETGKHQTQHMLSVPVRMDASNLSGINLSKLEVFEIKGIDTVNVLSETLTQAVEEYTFNQQVKAPAKSKLKYLFRATASNGDMAEIMYQAEVIPARGSTRLAVISDMNGSYGATDYEWQVDSIMQRIPRIWNPDMVVCGGDMVAGQSASLTQEEVKAMWAGFDQDVFSPLRDATIPFAFTLGNHDGTVGFQMEQDEAAAYWNTPGNHPGWEPINEERYPFFSTFRIPGNSDLFFLSWDASKASFTAEELAWVETQLQSSEAQNAKMRFVIGHIPLYAVAAERNGTGNTLVNPEEIRALLEQYDVHTYISGHHHAYYPAKRGNIDLLNAGAIGSGPRQLLNSTLAPTNTVTLMDIFHAADSENVYGVDTVIYTTFETQYQLAEDMPLLEEKTLPEALISYNGYVVRRDIPMHGDASAQLSALNISRNVISKGNGEVDIHLHNGTLEISGSFNNLLGKLSEADDAVALYFGLHGDESGEALTNFTVTTADQKNGTFTAVIQENVADLVEQMNMGMLYVMLKTDQYPNGEIRGQIYPLRNTAPEMATITSHQTEEVYPVRDVEAIFNVEWSAATDAEHNNVTYFYQLAKDADFQEIVWEGSAGKKTAYSLKTEKNFYTLLTDMGATEGVAVTFYHRVIVTDGKHIEKGASHVLKVALSNEPIDGFVNTLAPDYQYKQQTGITSAANGHGVAVDGNGRIWSVSYSAGIMVHNPDGTIHKFDGATYSDDYISSVMLPNGSSLSAVYNRGLGTDIDGNILVSMNNSNLVKVDANTGTVLRHYNLGTSLTNPSMDATGRIFLASVVGNSQFLLKESGADTYEVIKQFEVAERPSVVRAAAITKDGSRIILPPHSGQKANVYRAIDTDKLIFDQAEEIAFENSGASSNSVASVMGSRVFVLVNKAKIGAQLIFRDYQKQLGWTLELPDVATSDIRGIALDQAEGKFYLVSSADGSVSEWAVPASISFGKLNFKYNGKQAMPEVMTEPASLSPVITFNGNEELPVNAGQYTVVAQTFEAGYEMNAEAVMTIEKASLTVHVPDLTLSEGEAMPQNLIVIYEGFVNGEDESSLQGALLFSTVGDSMVTASGLESRNYEINYLPGELTIEAVTGIDDLVNGQPVLMYPNPVTDQVKVKANTKGILKISVFSATGRLEYQVMAENDKPFSLEHLSQGLYYMKIKVDESTIVRKLIKL, from the coding sequence ATGAGAAATTTTTACCACTTAACCAGAATTTTTCTGGTATGCATTCTGGCTTTAGCCAGTTCGCAACTATTTGCTCAGGAGCCAGAACCTGCCATTAATTGGCAGTGGACACGCAAGACTGATCTCCATCTACCAAAAGGAATACAAGTGTATGAAACCAGCAGTACACTGCCTGATGGTTCACCTAACCATGCTGTCTATACAGTATTGGATAGGACTGCTAATCCTAACCTGGGTTTGAAAACTGTTTATGGCGGTGGACTTAAAACCCCGCTGGAGCGCTATCAGGAAAGTCAGTCTGGACTGGAAAAGGCCTTTGTTGCAGTCAATGGCGGCTTTTTTGGAGGCACGTCATCTGTCAGCCTTGTAGTAAATGACAGTGAGAGATTGTCTGTTGGACTTGGCGGTGTTACCAGACCAGATGCTGCTGGTAACAATGTGACAGCTTACCCTATCAGGGCAGCATTTGGCATTGAACAGGATGGTAGCCCAGCTGTTACTTGGACTTATGATGTAGCAGATGGCACAGGTGGCAAAGTCACTTACGCATTTCCGGAGCCCGGTGATAACAACGAGTACGAATATGTATTCGGACCCCAACCAACAATGGACAACTTACCTGCTGAAGCGGCAATTTGGACACCTGAGATGGCTATTGGAGCAGGTCCAATGCTGATCACCGACGGAGCGATCAACGTGACGGATGCGGAAGAATTTTTTGGAGAGGCTAGTGGTGTTGGAGTTGATGTTAGACACCCAAGAACAGCTATCGGTTATACAGCGGATGGCAAGGTGATCCTGCTGGTAGTAGATGGACGTCAAGCAGGATTTGCGACTGGTGTCACAATGCCTGAACTGGCAGCTGTTATGGAAAGCCTGGGAGCAATGGGTGCCATTAATTTGGACGGTGGCGGCTCTTCTTCTATGGTGGCTGATGGAAAAGCGATCACCAGCCCTTCAGATGCTGTTGGCATGAGAGCAGTTGCATCAGTAGTGATGATTTGTACAGAACCACAAATTTATGATACTGAAAACACGGCGGTATTCTCTACTTCTGCTGGCTGGTCTTCAACTGCTCAGGCAGGGTGGTATGGAACTTCCAACTCCCTGATTGCACCCACAGTAGATCCATCCCTTTCTCCAGATAAGACTGCTACTTATACCCTGCCAGCGGAATTTCAGGCAGCTGAATACGTGTTGGAAGGTGCTTGGGCTTCTTCAGGTTTTCCATGGAGGTCTAACGCTACACCTTACGCTGTAGTAAGAGCAGGTATGGAGGATGAGGTATATTATGCAGACCAATCCAAAAGCCCTGATCGTTTCAACCAACTGGGTACCGTACATTTAGGGCCTGGCGATAAGGTGATAATTGGTAACAATGCACCGGGTAACTATGTAACTGTCGATGCCATTAGGCTGACTAAGGTAGGAGAGAGTGTACCTGTAGTAGCAGTGGCAGAAGGCAATGGAGGCAGTTTCCTGAATGACAGTGAGGTTGCCTTGACGATCAACTTTACCTCTCCTAACACAGGTGTTACAGCTAGTCAGTTAAGGGTATTCAATAGTATTAATGGCAAAGCAGAAGAAGAGATCTTGGTAGATGACCTAAGTGGAAGAGAAGCTACATACAATTTTGCACATACACTAGTAACTCTTGGGGAGAACCGTTTCCGTTTTGAAGCGGAAGATAACTTGGGAAGAAAAGTATCAGCGACTTTCATAGCGGTATCGCGTTCTTTTGACATTGCTTTAGAGAATGGAGAAACAGGAAAACACCAGACACAGCATATGCTCTCAGTTCCGGTTCGGATGGATGCGTCTAACCTTTCAGGGATAAACCTGTCAAAGCTTGAGGTATTCGAAATCAAGGGGATTGATACCGTCAATGTACTGTCAGAAACCTTAACTCAAGCGGTGGAGGAATATACTTTCAACCAGCAAGTTAAAGCGCCGGCCAAATCCAAACTCAAGTATCTCTTCCGTGCTACAGCATCCAATGGTGACATGGCTGAGATTATGTATCAGGCTGAGGTAATTCCGGCAAGAGGAAGCACTCGTCTGGCGGTTATCTCTGATATGAATGGTAGTTATGGCGCTACAGATTATGAATGGCAAGTGGATAGTATCATGCAGCGGATTCCAAGAATATGGAACCCTGATATGGTAGTATGCGGTGGTGATATGGTGGCAGGACAGTCTGCTTCCCTGACACAGGAAGAAGTGAAGGCAATGTGGGCAGGTTTTGATCAGGATGTATTTTCACCGCTAAGAGATGCCACCATTCCTTTTGCCTTTACATTGGGTAACCACGACGGTACGGTAGGTTTTCAAATGGAACAGGATGAGGCAGCGGCTTACTGGAATACGCCGGGTAACCATCCGGGATGGGAGCCGATTAATGAGGAAAGGTACCCGTTCTTCTCCACTTTCAGAATTCCGGGCAACAGTGACCTGTTCTTCCTTTCATGGGATGCATCAAAGGCAAGTTTTACTGCAGAAGAGCTGGCTTGGGTAGAGACACAGCTACAGTCATCGGAAGCTCAGAATGCCAAAATGAGATTTGTAATAGGACACATTCCTCTTTATGCGGTGGCAGCTGAGAGAAATGGCACTGGTAACACATTGGTCAATCCTGAAGAAATCAGGGCTTTACTGGAACAATATGATGTCCATACCTATATTTCAGGTCACCACCATGCCTATTATCCTGCCAAGAGAGGTAACATCGACCTTTTGAATGCAGGAGCTATTGGATCAGGACCAAGACAGCTGCTCAACTCAACGCTAGCCCCTACCAATACCGTGACCTTGATGGATATTTTCCATGCGGCTGACTCTGAGAATGTTTACGGTGTTGATACTGTAATTTATACAACATTTGAGACACAATACCAGCTTGCAGAGGACATGCCTTTGCTGGAAGAGAAGACATTGCCGGAAGCCTTGATCAGTTACAACGGTTATGTGGTCAGAAGAGATATCCCGATGCATGGGGATGCCTCAGCTCAATTGTCAGCTCTGAATATTTCAAGAAACGTTATCTCTAAAGGAAATGGAGAAGTAGACATTCACTTACATAACGGCACATTGGAAATCAGTGGTTCTTTTAATAACCTTTTAGGCAAATTGTCAGAGGCTGATGACGCAGTGGCACTTTATTTTGGTCTGCATGGAGATGAGAGCGGTGAGGCGCTTACCAATTTCACAGTGACTACGGCAGATCAAAAGAATGGAACGTTTACTGCTGTCATCCAGGAAAATGTGGCAGACTTGGTAGAGCAAATGAACATGGGAATGTTGTATGTGATGCTGAAAACAGATCAGTACCCGAACGGTGAGATCAGGGGACAAATTTACCCATTACGTAATACAGCACCTGAAATGGCAACCATTACCTCCCATCAAACAGAGGAGGTTTATCCTGTAAGAGATGTAGAGGCTATTTTCAATGTGGAGTGGAGTGCTGCTACTGATGCTGAACACAACAACGTGACTTACTTCTACCAGCTAGCGAAGGATGCGGACTTTCAGGAAATTGTATGGGAAGGTAGTGCTGGAAAGAAAACAGCTTACTCTTTAAAGACAGAGAAAAACTTTTACACTTTGCTTACGGATATGGGAGCTACAGAAGGAGTTGCCGTAACTTTCTATCATAGAGTGATTGTGACCGATGGTAAGCATATTGAAAAAGGAGCAAGTCATGTACTGAAAGTAGCTTTGAGCAATGAGCCTATTGATGGTTTTGTCAATACGTTGGCACCTGATTATCAGTACAAGCAACAAACAGGTATCACTTCGGCTGCCAACGGTCATGGTGTGGCTGTTGATGGAAACGGACGTATCTGGTCTGTATCCTACTCTGCGGGTATCATGGTGCATAACCCTGACGGTACTATTCATAAGTTTGATGGAGCTACTTACAGTGATGACTATATTTCATCTGTGATGCTTCCAAATGGTAGTAGCCTTTCGGCAGTCTACAATAGGGGATTGGGTACTGATATTGACGGCAACATTTTAGTCTCTATGAATAATTCCAATCTGGTGAAGGTGGATGCCAATACCGGTACAGTGCTGAGGCATTATAACTTGGGTACTTCACTTACAAACCCGTCAATGGATGCCACCGGCCGTATATTTTTGGCTTCGGTTGTGGGCAATAGCCAATTCTTACTGAAAGAAAGTGGAGCTGATACCTATGAGGTGATCAAGCAATTTGAGGTAGCAGAAAGACCATCGGTGGTAAGAGCTGCCGCTATTACAAAAGATGGTTCAAGGATTATCCTACCGCCACATTCGGGACAGAAAGCCAACGTTTACAGAGCTATTGATACAGACAAATTGATCTTTGATCAGGCAGAGGAGATTGCTTTCGAAAACAGTGGTGCATCGTCTAACAGTGTAGCTTCCGTAATGGGTAGCCGTGTATTTGTACTGGTGAATAAGGCTAAAATTGGTGCCCAACTGATCTTTAGGGATTATCAGAAGCAACTTGGATGGACACTTGAACTTCCAGATGTGGCCACTTCAGATATTAGGGGGATTGCATTGGATCAGGCAGAAGGTAAGTTCTACTTGGTCAGCTCAGCAGATGGGTCTGTGTCGGAATGGGCAGTACCAGCGTCTATCAGCTTCGGAAAGCTCAACTTTAAGTACAACGGTAAACAAGCAATGCCTGAGGTTATGACTGAGCCAGCAAGTCTTTCTCCAGTTATTACTTTTAATGGCAATGAAGAACTCCCAGTTAATGCAGGACAATACACAGTTGTAGCACAAACTTTTGAGGCAGGTTATGAGATGAATGCTGAAGCAGTTATGACGATTGAGAAGGCATCCCTGACTGTACATGTCCCTGACCTGACCTTAAGTGAGGGTGAAGCAATGCCGCAGAACTTGATCGTAATATATGAGGGTTTTGTCAACGGAGAAGATGAAAGCAGCTTGCAAGGTGCACTGTTATTCTCTACTGTAGGAGATTCAATGGTAACTGCCTCTGGATTGGAATCGCGAAACTATGAGATCAACTATTTGCCAGGTGAGTTAACAATAGAGGCAGTGACGGGTATTGATGACCTTGTCAATGGACAACCTGTACTGATGTACCCTAATCCGGTAACGGATCAGGTAAAAGTGAAGGCAAATACAAAGGGTATTCTGAAGATTTCAGTATTTAGTGCAACCGGAAGATTGGAGTATCAGGTCATGGCAGAAAATGACAAGCCGTTTTCACTGGAACACCTGAGTCAGGGACTATATTATATGAAGATAAAGGTGGATGAAAGCACCATTGTCAGAAAGTTGATCAAGTTATAA
- a CDS encoding FecR family protein has product MKIVQLKDLIEKYKNNQLNDEERDLLDRWYFAFDLKPDDDFLNQWKQGGREAAYHRIWSGVKRMLVDRKPVQRWWQRVPMQQVAVLVIMLSGLLGLVLKRDVLIQELEQAMIISVIAPKGQMLTYHLPDGSGVSLHPGSKLKHYRFFMGSTRTVKLEGEGFFEVTKNKDKPFVVQTGLMETRVLGTSFDVVAIPKSKRFVVTVKTGKVQVSYKDQLLAQLVPGTSIRVKLEEDGKPDAVREEVRDLRYLSWMEGKLSFEEISLQELVWYLKQRYGVEVHLGTTAIKELKLSGDFTGLSVVQVLKIIQEIYPLEVTQLSEEKFSLTERNSDPNRP; this is encoded by the coding sequence ATGAAAATTGTGCAACTCAAAGATTTAATAGAAAAATATAAGAACAACCAACTCAATGACGAGGAGCGTGACCTGTTGGACCGATGGTACTTTGCCTTTGACTTAAAGCCCGATGACGATTTCCTGAATCAATGGAAACAAGGAGGTAGAGAAGCTGCATACCATAGGATCTGGTCAGGGGTTAAGCGTATGTTAGTGGACAGAAAGCCTGTACAGCGTTGGTGGCAGCGTGTGCCTATGCAGCAGGTAGCTGTACTGGTGATTATGTTGAGTGGTCTATTGGGATTGGTTTTAAAACGGGATGTCCTCATTCAGGAACTGGAGCAAGCAATGATCATATCAGTAATAGCACCTAAAGGGCAGATGCTTACCTATCACTTGCCGGATGGCTCGGGGGTGTCGTTGCACCCTGGTAGCAAGCTGAAGCATTATCGCTTTTTTATGGGGAGTACCCGTACAGTCAAGTTAGAAGGTGAAGGTTTCTTTGAAGTCACAAAAAACAAGGACAAACCCTTTGTAGTACAGACAGGCCTGATGGAAACACGGGTATTGGGAACCTCTTTTGATGTAGTAGCCATCCCAAAGAGCAAGCGCTTTGTGGTAACAGTAAAGACAGGAAAGGTACAGGTCAGTTACAAGGATCAGTTGCTGGCACAGTTGGTACCTGGTACCAGCATTCGAGTAAAACTGGAAGAGGATGGAAAGCCAGATGCCGTCAGAGAGGAGGTCAGGGACTTGCGATATCTCAGTTGGATGGAAGGTAAACTGTCATTTGAGGAGATTTCCTTGCAGGAGCTTGTTTGGTACTTGAAGCAGCGCTATGGGGTGGAGGTACATCTTGGAACAACAGCTATCAAGGAATTGAAGCTTTCTGGAGATTTCACGGGACTCTCAGTGGTACAGGTGTTGAAAATCATTCAAGAGATTTACCCACTGGAAGTAACCCAGCTGTCAGAAGAAAAGTTCTCTCTGACTGAGAGAAACTCTGATCCTAATCGGCCATAA
- a CDS encoding RNA polymerase sigma-70 factor, with amino-acid sequence MTIQLSNNLTMLQDFHLLQRLQSGDEYAFKQIYEQHWESLYIKAYKRLDDPDLVEEIIQQLFVELWEQRETVAFDKNWSAYLQGMLKHKILMYFRKRYAKESHFEEIRQYQTEMATLTESSILQRDLLNQVEKLIQELPEKTREVFELSRKSYLSNKEIAERLSISTKTVEYHINMALQFLRKHCQEYSSLFVFFILNLL; translated from the coding sequence ATGACTATCCAACTATCTAATAACCTAACTATGCTTCAAGACTTTCACCTTCTTCAGCGCCTTCAGTCCGGAGATGAGTACGCTTTTAAGCAAATCTATGAGCAACACTGGGAAAGCCTTTATATCAAAGCGTATAAAAGGTTGGATGATCCTGACTTGGTGGAGGAGATTATTCAACAGTTATTTGTGGAGCTTTGGGAGCAAAGGGAGACAGTTGCCTTTGATAAAAACTGGAGCGCATACCTGCAAGGAATGCTGAAACACAAGATATTGATGTACTTTCGTAAAAGGTATGCCAAAGAGAGCCACTTTGAGGAAATCAGGCAATATCAAACAGAAATGGCAACTTTGACAGAGTCTAGTATCCTGCAGCGTGACTTGTTGAATCAGGTAGAGAAGCTAATACAGGAGTTACCTGAGAAAACCCGTGAAGTATTTGAACTAAGTAGAAAAAGTTACCTTTCTAATAAGGAGATCGCCGAAAGACTTTCAATTTCTACCAAGACAGTAGAATACCATATTAATATGGCACTTCAGTTTTTGCGAAAGCATTGTCAAGAGTACTCCTCGCTTTTTGTGTTTTTTATACTTAATCTGCTGTAA
- a CDS encoding TonB-dependent receptor, giving the protein MKPINGAMELNKYKRLKANTVRQGLVLLVFSLLWNMNQVIAYPTQDLLNRRVSLLCEGCHLQDALKQLTQGTHIKFVYNPAELDGLQLDRGNYPEMELGTLLQQLLQPYGLEHKVINNRIVIRKVAREGTGKIMGRVHDAQKKEEPLIGANVRVLGTALGAVVKADGTFTIDNLPEGAYTLVVTFLGYQSKQLEGVRVYADNITNLEIGLLERSEQLEEVVVQGDIDVRYAPVENSTEVSLITQMQESVGIVTGISNQQISQSLDRDAGDVVKRVPGVTLMNDFVLIRGLDPRYTMTYLNGMIAPSTDQNRRVFAFDLVPSGLIDQVTVYKSPAPELPGQFAGGVVKVSTKSAGAVRRLQIGISGQYRTGGSSFADIYSNTGKNDSDLLGLGMTGRRYDERLYDPGFKMPSYQTYPELNKELVDNFPDPYSLTQSHHNFDKRVRINYYDSWKLGTTRLNNLTSVGYTNQQRFIEQYRQGITRPAYNHLEEKPFIEKDFTFYDSLYNAAVRLSLLEDLTFQLNEQHKVGFNLFYNRSVEDQTAKRNRSLTVGEFQDTTIIASKDYSINMEFTQRDLLTGQLEGEHTIGSHHLRWYLGRTWITEDMPDFQSYDFNSESTYTITDEGGRTSRRGTLETEEMGKNYGMDYSWQLPSQLKLKLGGLYQKRYRYMDSFYYLPYFSKPGSNTYPVKDVYQPWFHMTEIYNPEGAEEEGWTKTIKRDFAEGRYSVDFGIQAVYAGIELPLLDRKLEVHAGVRFEHGKRVVYDNLDREILTENGPERDYWLPSGGITWNINRKVKLRGTYGRTLDRPALRETSNFTFYEFSESLLYVGDPELEDVVIDNYDLRAEWYPSAGEFLSVGLFYKNLSQPIELFDITNSASQAPYNVVVYGNSDRATVKGIEIEVRRKLSFIPWQPMRYFSIIANLALVDAQVDLGSAFYTTGSSRAESGQERAMVGSSPYVINGGLYFEQPDWNTTLSVIYNRIGQRMVSAGQSGQGPVYELPRDQLDLTFTQQLMPFLKVKLGVQDLLNQWVRLYRDNNVDGKYEPDKQYEYVRKIYNDEGELVDEPVYQVMDHVHSQFRPGSYYSVGFTFSL; this is encoded by the coding sequence ATGAAACCAATTAATGGAGCAATGGAACTCAATAAATACAAAAGGCTGAAAGCAAACACTGTCCGCCAAGGACTCGTACTGCTGGTGTTTAGCCTGCTTTGGAATATGAATCAGGTGATAGCCTATCCAACACAAGACTTGTTGAACAGGCGGGTATCTCTGCTATGTGAGGGGTGTCACTTGCAGGACGCCCTTAAGCAGTTGACTCAGGGTACCCATATTAAGTTTGTCTATAACCCTGCTGAGTTAGATGGCTTACAATTGGATCGCGGAAACTACCCTGAGATGGAACTGGGTACCTTGTTGCAACAATTGCTGCAACCGTATGGGTTGGAGCATAAGGTGATTAACAATCGTATAGTGATACGCAAAGTTGCCCGTGAGGGAACCGGCAAGATTATGGGTCGTGTACATGATGCCCAAAAAAAGGAGGAGCCCCTGATTGGAGCCAACGTACGCGTGTTGGGTACAGCATTGGGGGCGGTAGTTAAGGCTGATGGCACTTTTACGATAGACAACCTGCCTGAAGGAGCCTACACATTGGTCGTGACCTTTTTGGGCTATCAATCCAAGCAGCTGGAAGGGGTTAGGGTCTATGCAGACAATATTACCAATCTGGAGATAGGGTTGCTTGAACGTAGTGAGCAGTTGGAGGAAGTAGTTGTGCAAGGAGATATAGATGTCCGTTATGCGCCAGTCGAAAACTCTACGGAAGTCTCTCTGATTACCCAGATGCAGGAGAGTGTGGGCATCGTGACGGGAATATCTAACCAGCAGATTAGCCAAAGCCTAGACAGGGATGCCGGTGATGTGGTTAAGCGGGTACCGGGAGTTACCCTGATGAATGACTTTGTATTGATTCGTGGGCTGGACCCCCGCTATACCATGACTTACCTCAATGGTATGATAGCACCAAGTACTGACCAAAATCGCCGTGTTTTTGCTTTTGATCTAGTGCCCAGCGGGCTTATCGACCAGGTTACGGTATACAAGAGTCCTGCACCTGAGCTGCCAGGGCAGTTTGCTGGAGGAGTGGTCAAGGTCAGTACCAAGAGTGCGGGGGCAGTACGCCGCCTGCAAATAGGCATTTCGGGACAGTACCGTACAGGAGGTAGTTCTTTTGCAGATATCTATTCCAATACAGGCAAGAATGACAGCGACTTGCTGGGATTGGGAATGACTGGCCGCCGTTACGATGAGCGTCTCTATGACCCTGGCTTCAAAATGCCCAGTTACCAGACCTACCCAGAACTGAATAAGGAGTTGGTGGATAACTTTCCGGACCCGTATAGTCTGACCCAAAGTCACCATAACTTTGACAAGCGTGTCCGGATAAACTACTATGACTCTTGGAAGTTAGGAACTACCCGCCTCAACAATCTTACCTCGGTGGGGTATACCAATCAGCAACGCTTTATTGAGCAGTACCGGCAAGGGATTACTAGGCCTGCTTATAACCACCTAGAAGAAAAACCATTTATTGAGAAGGACTTTACCTTTTATGATAGCCTGTACAATGCGGCCGTCAGGTTGAGCCTGTTGGAAGACCTAACTTTCCAGCTAAATGAACAACATAAGGTTGGATTCAACCTGTTCTATAATCGAAGTGTGGAGGACCAAACTGCCAAGCGTAACCGAAGTTTAACAGTAGGGGAATTTCAAGATACCACCATCATTGCATCAAAGGACTATAGTATCAATATGGAGTTTACCCAGCGAGACCTCCTCACTGGACAGCTGGAAGGGGAGCATACCATAGGTAGCCACCACTTGCGCTGGTACCTGGGCCGCACCTGGATCACGGAGGATATGCCGGACTTCCAGAGCTATGATTTTAACAGCGAATCGACTTATACCATTACAGACGAAGGTGGCCGTACAAGCCGCAGAGGAACTTTGGAAACCGAGGAGATGGGCAAGAACTATGGGATGGATTATAGCTGGCAGCTGCCCAGTCAGCTAAAGCTAAAGCTAGGGGGACTATACCAGAAGCGATACCGCTATATGGACTCCTTTTATTACCTGCCATACTTTTCCAAACCGGGTTCCAATACTTATCCCGTGAAAGATGTTTACCAGCCCTGGTTTCATATGACAGAGATCTATAATCCGGAAGGGGCAGAAGAGGAAGGCTGGACCAAGACTATTAAACGAGACTTTGCTGAGGGAAGATATTCGGTGGATTTTGGGATACAGGCCGTTTATGCGGGCATAGAGTTGCCGCTGCTAGACCGCAAGCTGGAGGTACATGCTGGAGTCCGTTTTGAGCATGGTAAAAGGGTGGTCTACGATAACCTAGATCGGGAGATTCTCACTGAGAATGGTCCTGAACGGGACTACTGGCTGCCTTCGGGAGGCATTACTTGGAATATTAACCGAAAGGTAAAACTCCGGGGCACTTATGGGAGAACCTTGGACCGTCCAGCCCTGCGGGAGACCAGTAACTTCACTTTCTATGAGTTTTCAGAAAGCCTACTCTATGTGGGAGATCCTGAATTGGAAGATGTCGTGATTGATAACTATGACCTAAGAGCAGAATGGTACCCTTCTGCAGGAGAGTTTTTGTCGGTAGGTCTCTTCTATAAGAATCTATCTCAACCCATTGAGCTGTTTGATATAACCAACAGTGCAAGTCAGGCACCATATAATGTAGTTGTTTACGGGAACAGCGATCGGGCCACTGTTAAAGGTATAGAGATAGAAGTTCGCCGCAAGCTCTCTTTTATTCCCTGGCAACCTATGCGGTACTTTTCCATTATCGCTAATCTAGCCTTAGTGGACGCTCAGGTAGACCTTGGAAGCGCCTTTTATACTACTGGAAGTTCACGGGCAGAATCAGGACAAGAACGTGCCATGGTGGGCAGTTCGCCTTATGTAATCAACGGAGGGTTGTACTTTGAACAGCCTGACTGGAATACTACCCTGTCGGTGATCTATAACCGAATCGGCCAACGCATGGTCTCGGCTGGGCAGTCTGGGCAAGGGCCTGTCTATGAACTACCCCGTGACCAACTGGATCTGACCTTTACCCAGCAGTTGATGCCTTTCTTGAAAGTGAAACTGGGCGTACAGGATTTGCTTAACCAATGGGTAAGGCTTTATCGGGATAACAATGTGGATGGTAAGTATGAACCAGACAAGCAATACGAGTATGTCAGAAAAATCTATAACGATGAGGGAGAATTGGTAGATGAGCCAGTATATCAAGTAATGGACCATGTTCATAGTCAGTTCCGTCCAGGGAGCTATTACTCGGTAGGGTTTACCTTCTCTCTCTAG